ATTTATTATTGAATTACTAAAAGCAGTCTTTCTTGGGATTGTCGAAGGTATCACTGAGTGGCTACCGATTTCATCTACGGGTCACTTGATTTTGGTGAATGAATTCTTGAACTTGAGACAAAGTAAAGATTTCATTGATATGTTTAATATCGTTATCCAACTTGGTGCTATTCTTGCGGTTATGGTCATTTACTTTAAACGTTTGAATCCCTTCCAACCTGGTAAGACAGCACGTGAAGTGCAATTGACTTGGCAGCTTTGGCTCAAGGTGGTCATTGCCTGTATTCCTTCAGCCTTCTTTGGTCTTCTTTTAGATGACTGGATGGAGGCCCATCTCAGTAATTTCTTTGTAGTAGCTATCATGTTGGTGGTCTACGGGATTGCCTTTATTTGGATTGAGGACCGCAATCGACGTGTAGAACCTAAGGTAACGGATTTGGCACGTATGTCTTACAAGACAGCTTTCTATATTGGTCTTTTCCAAGTCTTGAGTATCATTCCAGGGACAAGCCGTTCAGGTGCTACTATTCTTGGGGGTATCATCGTTGGTACTAGTCGTAGCGTAGCTGCTGACTTCACTTTCTTCCTTGGTATTCCAACCATGTTTGGTTACAGTGGCCTTAAGGCAGTTAAGTACTTCATTGACGGAAATACTTTGACAGGTGGACAAGTGGCTATTCTCTTGGTAGCTAGTGTGACAGCCTTTGTTGTCAGCTTGTTCGTGATTCGCTTCTTGATGAATTACATTAAGAAACATGATTTTACAGTTTTCGGAAAATACCGTATCGTACTTGGTATTATTGTGCTTCTCTATGGAGCTGTTAAACTTATTTTTGGATAATTACTTTTAAGTAAACTGAAAAGGACTTCAATTGGAGTCCTTTTTATCTGGTTTTGAAATCATTTGTGGATAAGTTTTCCAAAGATGAGATAAGCCAGCAACCATAGGACCAGTCCGCAAGTTAAGAAGCTAGCTAGGATTTTCAAGAAGTCCACGACATTATGCAAGGGATACCATCCGGACAAACAGAGGATTGGAAGGATGGTAACACACATGATAGAGAAGTGGAGCAGTGATTGCTGTTTGAGCGATAAACGGTTATCGTCGTAAATGGGAGCAGTTGCTAGTATGATGGCGACAATTAGCCCCGTAAGAAAGGTAGATTTGTTTACTTGATGAGGTTGCCCCGACAAGTAGAGAAAGAGCGTCAATAAACTCGTTATTCCCCCAGCAATGCTAGCTCGTAGCCACCCTTTTTTGTAGGCAGTCATGGTCATCACCTCCACGTATAGTTTCACTTATATTATATCGCTTTCTGGGGGAGATGACAGGTATTAATGGGGAAATACAAGGTTTTGTTAGCATTAAGAAGTTTTTAGAAACCCTATCCTAAATAAGACGCAAACTTGCTCAGAAATTGCTATCTCTTGGCTTTTCTAGTATAATGAAATAACTACTCGTGCGAGGTTTTTTACATATGGAAATGAAACAAATAAGCGAGACAACTCTAAAAATCATGATTACCATGGAAGATCTTGAAGAACATGGTATGGAATTGAAAGATTTCTTGATTCCCCAGGAAAAAACAGAGGAATTTTTCTACACTGTCATGGATGAGTTGGACTTGCCTGATAACTTTAAAAATAGCGGGATGCTGAGCTTCCGTGTCACGCCACGCAAGGACCGTGTGGATGTCTTTGTGACTAAATCAGATCTTAAGGAAGACCTTGATTTCAACGATTTGTCAGATATGGACGACTACTCAGGGCTTTCTCCAGAAGAGTTCCTCAAGGCTCTTGAAGGTAACTTTATGGACAAGGGGGATATCGAAGCACACCATAAGCTCGAAGAACTTGAGAAGACCTTGGAAGAAGTTGATAAGGCTATGACAGAGCCTACCAAGGAAGTGGCTGAAGAAAATATTCGTGAAGACTATACCCACTATGTCTTGGCTTTCTCTGACTTTGATCAAGTAGTGACCTTTACACAAGGCTTGAAGGATGTACCTGTTGAAGGTTCTGAGCTTTATAAGCTTGGGGATGTCTACTATATGACAATCCTTCTTTACTTGGCTGATGAGCCTGATTATTACGCGAACAATATGTATGCGCGTTTTCTTGAATATGCGAATGTGGCAGACCGAACACGTGCCTACCTACAGGAGCATGCAACAATCTTGATGGAAGAGGACGCCTTACCGGTACTACAAGCAACGAAATGGAGCTAAGACATGCCTTGGACCATTAACTATATATTCGTTTTGATTGGGACCTTTTTGATCGCCATTGTGGCGACTCCTTTGGTACGCTCTTTGGCCTTACGTGTCGGAGCTGTTGACAATCCCAATGCAAGACGTATCAATAAAAAGCCAATGCCTAGTGCTGGTGGCCTAGCTATTTTGTTGGCCTTTGTACTAGCGACCTTGGTCTTTATGCCTATGATTATTCATAAGGATATCTGGCATGTTTCTTACATCAGGTACATCTTGCCGGTTGTTGTAGGAGGATCTGTCGTAGCTCTGACTGGCTTCATTGATGATATCTTGGAATTAAAGCCTCTACCTAAGATGCTTGGTATTGTCATTGGAGCTGTCATCGTTTGGGCTTTTACAGACTTCCGATTTGATAGCTTTAAGATTCCATTTGGTGGTCCCATGATTCATTTTGGGCCGGTCTTGACCTTGATTTTAACGGTGTTATGGATTGCGGCCATCACCAATGCCATTAATCTGATTGATGGTTTGGATGGCTTAGTTGGAGGAGTTTCTATCATTTCCCTTATGACTATGGGGGTGATTTCTTATTTCTTCCTCTATGACACTGATATTTTCTTGACCATGACCATCTTTGTCTTGGTGGCTGCCATTATGGGATTTTTCCCTTACAATTATCATCCAGCGATTATCTATCTAGGTGATACAGGGGCGCTCTTTATTGGCTTTATGATTGGTGTCTTGTCATTGCAAGGGTTGAAAAATGCGACAGCGGTGGCTATTTTGTCACCTGTTATTATCCTTGGAGTGCCTATTGTTGACACAGTGGTGGCTATTGTCCGCCGTAAGTTGTCAGGGCGCCCAGCTATGGAAGCTGACAAGATGCATTTGCATCATCGTCTCCTAGCTATGGGCTTTACTCATCGTGGAGCGGTTCTAGTGGTCTATGCCATCGCTATCCTCTTTTCATTGATTGCCCTCTTGTTAAATGTTTCTAGCCGTTTTGGTGGTATTCTCTTGCTCTTGAGTTTACTTCTGGGAATGGAAATTCTGATTGAAGGGCTTGAGATTTGGGGCGTTGGTCGAACACCTCTCTTCAACCTCCTGAAATTTATCGGAAATAGTGATTATCGCCAAGCAACCCTGTTAAAATGGAAGCAAGGGCGAAAAAATTAAACATTTGAAAAGCCAAGTAATGGCTTTTTTGTTATAATGATTCTAATTAAGGAAAATGGAAGTTCTCTTTTTGTTTTCCAGAAAATAGCAAGACTATTTTCAAAAAAATAATGCAAATTAGCGAGCGACTGCTCGCTGTATATATGAAAAAGGAGTATACAATGTCTGTACTTGAAATCAAAAATCTTCATGTTTCTGTTGAAGATAAAGAAATCTTGAAGGGTCTTAATTTGACTCTTAAAACTGGTGAGATTGCTGCTATCATGGGTCCTAACGGAACTGGTAAATCTACCCTTTCAGCTGCTATCATGGGTAATCCAAACTATGAAATCACAGAAGGGGACATCCTTTTTGATGGTGAAAGTATCCTTGACTTGGAAGTTGACGAACGTGCACGCCTAGGTCTTTTCCTTGCTATGCAATACCCAGCTGAAATCCCAGGAATCACAAATGCTGAGTTCATCCGTGCGGCTATGAACGCTGGTAAAGAAGATGACGAAAAGATTTCTGTTCTTGATTTCATCACTAAATTGGATGAAAAGATGGAATTGCTTGGTATGCGTGAAGAAATGGCTGAGCGTTACCTTAACGAAGGTTTCTCAGGTGGTGAGAAAAAACGTAACGAAATTCTTCAATTGCTCATGCTGGAACCTAAGTTTGCTCTTCTCGATGAGATTGACTCAGGTCTTGATATCGATGCCCTTAAAGTGGTTTCAAAAGGGGTTAACGCTATGCGTGGCGAAGGCTTTGGTGCCATGATTATCACTCACTACCAACGTCTCTTGAACTACATCACTCCAGATGTCGTACACGTGATGATGGAAGGTAAAGTGGTTCTTTCAGGTGGTCCTGAATTGGCTGCTCGTCTTGAGCAAGAAGGTTATGCGAAAATCGCTGAAGAGCTCGGTTACGAGTACCACGAAGAAGCGTAAGTCTGTTACTCGAAATAACTAGAAAAGGAGTAACCTATGTCAAAAGAATCTATTATCGCTTTTTCACAAGCAAAAGCAGAGCCACTTTGGTTGCAAGACCTTCGTCAAGCAGCCTTTGATAAGCTTGAAAGCTTGGCTCTTCCAAAAATTGAGCGTGTTAAATTCCACCGTTGGAATCTCGGTGATGGAACGATTACTGAAAATGAACCATCAGCAAATGTACCTGATTTTACAGCGCTTGGAAACAACCCTAAATTGGTCCAAGTAGGAACAAATACTGTACTTGAACAATTGCCAGCTGACTTGATTAGTCAAGGTGTGGTCTTCACAGACCTGACGACTGCTCTTGAGGAAATCCCAGAAGTCGTTGAAGCCTTCTTTGGTAAGGCTGTAGCCTATGATGAGGACAAATTGGCAGCTTATAACTATGCCTATTTCAATAGTGCAGCGGTCCTTTACGTACCAGATAATGTTGAAATTGACTTGCCAGTTGAAAGCTATTTTTACCAAGATGGAACTTCAAATGTTCCATTTAACAAACACGTTTTGATCGTGGCTGGTAAAAACAGTAAATTGACTTACCTTGAGCGCTTTGAAACGCTAGGTGAAGCGACTGAAAAAGCTAGTGCCAACATTTCAGTTGAAGTCATTGCTCAAGATGGTGCACAAGTTAAGTTTGCTGCTATTGACCGTTTGGGCGAAAACGTTACAACTTATATTAGTCGTCGTGGTCGTATCGGTCGTGATGCCAGCATTGACTGGGCTCTTGGTATCATGAACGAGGGCAATGTTATTGCTGACTTTGATAGTGACTTGATTGGTAATGGAAGCCATGCCAACCTTAAAGTTATTGGTCTTTCATCAGGGCGTCAGGTTCAAGGAATTGATACTCGTGTAACTAACTATGGTAACAACTCTGTGGGACATATCCTACAACATGGTGTTATTTTGGAACGTGGTACCTTGACTTTCAATGGTATTGGTCACATTGTCAAAGGTGCTAAGGGTGCTGATGCACAACAAGAAAGCCGTGTTCTAATGCTTTCTGACAAGGCACGTTCAGATGCGAACCCAATCCTCTTGATTGACGAAAACGAAGTTACGGCAGGGCATGCTGCTTCAATCGGTCAGGTGGATCCAGAGGATATGTATTACCTCATGAGTCGTGGACTTGATCAAGACATTGCAGAACGTTTGGTTATTCGCGGTTTCTTGGGAGCGGTTATTACCGAAATTCCAGTTAAAGAAGTACGCGATGAAATGATTTCTGTAACTGATACAAAACTAAACAAACGTTAGGAACTATCGACGCAGATAGTCTAACCTATAATATATCTAGATAGGGAGATATGATGTCAGCTTTAGATGCCTATAAGATTCGACAAGATTTTGCCATTTTAGATCAGGTAGTTAATGATGAACCTTTGGTATACTTGGATAATGCGGCAACGACCCAGAAGCCTCAAGTCGTTTTGGACGCTCTCATGGCTTACTATCATGAGGACAATGCCAATGTTCACCGTGGCGTGCATACCTTGGCAGAGCGTGCAACAGCTGCTTACGAAGCTAGTCGTGAAAAGCTTCGTCAGTTTATCAATGCTAAATCAACCAAAGAGGTCCTTTTTACCCGTGGAACGACGACAGGTCTTAACTGGGTTGGTCGTTTTGCAGAGCAGGTTCTTGAGCCAGGAGATGAGGTGGTTATTTCAATTATGGAACACCACTCCAATATCATTCCTTGGCAGGAAGCTTGTAAGAAGACGGGGGCTAAACTTGTTTACGCCTACTTGAAAGATGGCCAATTGGATATGGAAGATTTGGTCAACAAGATTACTGAAAAGACAAAATTTGTCAGTCTAGCTCAGGTTTCTAACGTTTTAGGCTGCATCAATCCTGTCAAAGAGATTGCCAAGCTCGCCCACCAAGTTGGTGCCTATATGGTGGTGGACGGTGCCCAATCGGCGCCCCACATGGCCATTGATGTTCAGGATTTGGATTGTGATTTCTTCACCCTTTCTGGACATAAGATGTTAGGTCCAACAGGGATTGGGGTTCTTTACGGCAAGGAAGAGATTCTTAACCAGATGAATCCTATTGAATTTGGTGGTGAAATGATTGATTTCGTTTACGAACAGGAAGCCACTTGGAAGGAATTGCCTTGGAAATTCGAGGCTGGGACACCTAACATTGCGGGGGCGATTGCTCTTGGTGCTGCTGTCGACTACCTCTCTGCTTTAGGTATGGAAAATGTTCATGCTTACGAGCAGGAGTTAGTAGACTATGTTTTGCCTAAACTTCATGAGATTGAGGGATTGACAGTCTACGGTCCAGATAATCCTAGCCAGCACGCAGGTGTTATTGCCTTTAACATTGATGGGCTTCATCCTCATGATGTGGCGACTGCCCTTGACTATGAAGGAGTAGCAGTGCGTGCAGGTCACCACTGTGCTCAGCCTTTAATCAATCATTTAGGTATCTCATCAGCTGCCCGAGCAAGCTTCTATATTTACAATACTAAAGAGGATTGTGACAAGCTTGTAGAGGCAATTCTTGCGACGAAGGAGTTTTTCAATGGCACTCTCTAGACTAGATAGTTTATATATGGCTGTTGTGGCCGATCACTCTAAGAGCCCTCACCATCATGGTGTTCTACCTGATGTGGAGCAACTTCAACTGAATAATCCGACTTGTGGAGATGTTATCAATCTGTCAGTAAAATTTGATGGTGACGTGATTGAAGACATTGCCTTTGCTGGAGATGGTTGTACCATTTCTACAGCGTCATCAAGTATGATGACGGATGCGGTTATTGGTAAAACTAAGGCAGAGGCTTTGGAACTAGCGGAGATTTTCTCTCTTATGATTCAAGGAGATCATAAAGATGAAGATAAGCTAGGTGAGGCTAAGCTCTTGGCGGGGGTTTCTAAATTTCCACAACGTATCAAATGTGCAACACTCTCTTGGAATGCCCTTAAAAAAGCGATAGAGAGAAGTGAGCTTTAGGAAGTCAAGGAGCAGTCAGTCTCCTTGCCCAAGCAAAAAGGAAAACGAATAAAACCTTTAATAAAGGAAAATACTATGACTGAAACAAATGAAAAAGTAGAACCAAAACCCATTGATTTGGGAGAATATAAATACGGTTTCCATGATGATGTGACACCAGTCTTTTCAACCGGAAAAGGAATCAGTGAAGACGTTGTCCGTGCCATGTCTGCTGAAAAGGGGGAACCTGAGTGGATGCTTGAATTCCGCTTAAAATCATTGGAAACCTTTAACAAAATGGCCATGCAAGAGTGGGGTCCAGACCTTTCTGGTATTAACTTTGATGACCTGACTTATTTCCAAAAGGCATCAGACAAACCTGCTCGTGACTGGGAAGATGTTCCTGAGAAAATCAAGGAAACTTTTGAACGTATTGGTATCCCAGAAGCAGAGCGTGCTTATCTTGCTGGAGCCTCAGCTCAGTATGAATCAGAAGTGGTTTACCACAATATGAAAGAAGAGTACGACAAGTTGGGGATTATCTTTACAGATACGGATTCAGCTCTTAAAGAGTATCCAGAACTCCTCAAGAAGTACTTCTCAAAACTGGTTCCGCCAACAGATAATAAATTTGCAGCCCTTAACTCAGCCTTCTGGTCAGGTGGTACCTTTATCTATGTACCTAAAGGTGTTAAGGTGGATATTCCGCTTCAAACCTACTTCCGTATCAATAACGAAGCAACTGCTCAGTTTGAACGTACTCTTATCATCGTTGATGAAGGTGCCAGCGTTCACTATGTTGAAGGATGTACAGCGCCAACTTACACAACTGCCAGTCTTCATGCGGCTATCGTTGAAATCTTTGCACTTGATGGTGCCTACATGCGCTACTCAACTATCCAAAACTGGTCAGATAGCGTCTACAACTTGGTAACTAAACGTGCTACGGCTAAGAAAAATGCGACTGTTGAGTGGATTGATGGTAACCTTGGAGCCGAAGTAACTATGAAGTATCCATCTGTTTACCTTGATGGAGAAGGTGCGCGTGGTACCATGCTTTCAATCGCTTTCGCCAATGCGGGTCAACACCAAGATACAGGGGCTAAGATGATTCACAATGCACCGCATACATCATCATCTATTGTCTCTAAATCAATCGCCCGTAATGGTGGTAAGGTTGACTACCGTGGACAAGTCACTTTCAACAAGGATTCTAAGAAATCGGTATCTCACATCGAATGTGACACCATCTTGATGGATGATTTGTCTAAATCAGATACTATCCCATTCAACGAAATCCATAACTCACAAGTTGCTCTTGAACACGAAGCTAAGGTTTCTAAGATTTCTGAAGAGCAACTCTACTACCTCATGAGCCGTGGACTTTCAGAACAAGAAGCAACAGAGATGATTGTCATGGGATTTGTGGAACCATTTACCAAAGAACTTCCAATGGAATATGCTGTTGAGCTTAACCGCTTGATTAGTTATGAAATGGAAGGATCAGTTGGGTAAAAACTCTGATAATCTAAAGGGACCAGACGGTCCTTTTTGTTTTGCTTGAAAAATCAAGAAATGAGCTCTAGATTAATGTTAGGAATGGAGTAATTGTAATAATCAGAAAGCGTTTACAACTGCTATTTAAAAAGATATAATAGATTTGAATAGCAA
The DNA window shown above is from Streptococcus salivarius and carries:
- a CDS encoding undecaprenyl-diphosphate phosphatase gives rise to the protein MQTAQFIIELLKAVFLGIVEGITEWLPISSTGHLILVNEFLNLRQSKDFIDMFNIVIQLGAILAVMVIYFKRLNPFQPGKTAREVQLTWQLWLKVVIACIPSAFFGLLLDDWMEAHLSNFFVVAIMLVVYGIAFIWIEDRNRRVEPKVTDLARMSYKTAFYIGLFQVLSIIPGTSRSGATILGGIIVGTSRSVAADFTFFLGIPTMFGYSGLKAVKYFIDGNTLTGGQVAILLVASVTAFVVSLFVIRFLMNYIKKHDFTVFGKYRIVLGIIVLLYGAVKLIFG
- a CDS encoding DUF3021 family protein, which codes for MTAYKKGWLRASIAGGITSLLTLFLYLSGQPHQVNKSTFLTGLIVAIILATAPIYDDNRLSLKQQSLLHFSIMCVTILPILCLSGWYPLHNVVDFLKILASFLTCGLVLWLLAYLIFGKLIHK
- the mecA gene encoding adaptor protein MecA, yielding MEMKQISETTLKIMITMEDLEEHGMELKDFLIPQEKTEEFFYTVMDELDLPDNFKNSGMLSFRVTPRKDRVDVFVTKSDLKEDLDFNDLSDMDDYSGLSPEEFLKALEGNFMDKGDIEAHHKLEELEKTLEEVDKAMTEPTKEVAEENIREDYTHYVLAFSDFDQVVTFTQGLKDVPVEGSELYKLGDVYYMTILLYLADEPDYYANNMYARFLEYANVADRTRAYLQEHATILMEEDALPVLQATKWS
- a CDS encoding glycosyltransferase family 4 protein — translated: MPWTINYIFVLIGTFLIAIVATPLVRSLALRVGAVDNPNARRINKKPMPSAGGLAILLAFVLATLVFMPMIIHKDIWHVSYIRYILPVVVGGSVVALTGFIDDILELKPLPKMLGIVIGAVIVWAFTDFRFDSFKIPFGGPMIHFGPVLTLILTVLWIAAITNAINLIDGLDGLVGGVSIISLMTMGVISYFFLYDTDIFLTMTIFVLVAAIMGFFPYNYHPAIIYLGDTGALFIGFMIGVLSLQGLKNATAVAILSPVIILGVPIVDTVVAIVRRKLSGRPAMEADKMHLHHRLLAMGFTHRGAVLVVYAIAILFSLIALLLNVSSRFGGILLLLSLLLGMEILIEGLEIWGVGRTPLFNLLKFIGNSDYRQATLLKWKQGRKN
- the sufC gene encoding Fe-S cluster assembly ATPase SufC → MSVLEIKNLHVSVEDKEILKGLNLTLKTGEIAAIMGPNGTGKSTLSAAIMGNPNYEITEGDILFDGESILDLEVDERARLGLFLAMQYPAEIPGITNAEFIRAAMNAGKEDDEKISVLDFITKLDEKMELLGMREEMAERYLNEGFSGGEKKRNEILQLLMLEPKFALLDEIDSGLDIDALKVVSKGVNAMRGEGFGAMIITHYQRLLNYITPDVVHVMMEGKVVLSGGPELAARLEQEGYAKIAEELGYEYHEEA
- the sufD gene encoding Fe-S cluster assembly protein SufD produces the protein MSKESIIAFSQAKAEPLWLQDLRQAAFDKLESLALPKIERVKFHRWNLGDGTITENEPSANVPDFTALGNNPKLVQVGTNTVLEQLPADLISQGVVFTDLTTALEEIPEVVEAFFGKAVAYDEDKLAAYNYAYFNSAAVLYVPDNVEIDLPVESYFYQDGTSNVPFNKHVLIVAGKNSKLTYLERFETLGEATEKASANISVEVIAQDGAQVKFAAIDRLGENVTTYISRRGRIGRDASIDWALGIMNEGNVIADFDSDLIGNGSHANLKVIGLSSGRQVQGIDTRVTNYGNNSVGHILQHGVILERGTLTFNGIGHIVKGAKGADAQQESRVLMLSDKARSDANPILLIDENEVTAGHAASIGQVDPEDMYYLMSRGLDQDIAERLVIRGFLGAVITEIPVKEVRDEMISVTDTKLNKR
- a CDS encoding cysteine desulfurase, with amino-acid sequence MSALDAYKIRQDFAILDQVVNDEPLVYLDNAATTQKPQVVLDALMAYYHEDNANVHRGVHTLAERATAAYEASREKLRQFINAKSTKEVLFTRGTTTGLNWVGRFAEQVLEPGDEVVISIMEHHSNIIPWQEACKKTGAKLVYAYLKDGQLDMEDLVNKITEKTKFVSLAQVSNVLGCINPVKEIAKLAHQVGAYMVVDGAQSAPHMAIDVQDLDCDFFTLSGHKMLGPTGIGVLYGKEEILNQMNPIEFGGEMIDFVYEQEATWKELPWKFEAGTPNIAGAIALGAAVDYLSALGMENVHAYEQELVDYVLPKLHEIEGLTVYGPDNPSQHAGVIAFNIDGLHPHDVATALDYEGVAVRAGHHCAQPLINHLGISSAARASFYIYNTKEDCDKLVEAILATKEFFNGTL
- the sufU gene encoding Fe-S cluster assembly sulfur transfer protein SufU, whose protein sequence is MALSRLDSLYMAVVADHSKSPHHHGVLPDVEQLQLNNPTCGDVINLSVKFDGDVIEDIAFAGDGCTISTASSSMMTDAVIGKTKAEALELAEIFSLMIQGDHKDEDKLGEAKLLAGVSKFPQRIKCATLSWNALKKAIERSEL
- the sufB gene encoding Fe-S cluster assembly protein SufB — its product is MTETNEKVEPKPIDLGEYKYGFHDDVTPVFSTGKGISEDVVRAMSAEKGEPEWMLEFRLKSLETFNKMAMQEWGPDLSGINFDDLTYFQKASDKPARDWEDVPEKIKETFERIGIPEAERAYLAGASAQYESEVVYHNMKEEYDKLGIIFTDTDSALKEYPELLKKYFSKLVPPTDNKFAALNSAFWSGGTFIYVPKGVKVDIPLQTYFRINNEATAQFERTLIIVDEGASVHYVEGCTAPTYTTASLHAAIVEIFALDGAYMRYSTIQNWSDSVYNLVTKRATAKKNATVEWIDGNLGAEVTMKYPSVYLDGEGARGTMLSIAFANAGQHQDTGAKMIHNAPHTSSSIVSKSIARNGGKVDYRGQVTFNKDSKKSVSHIECDTILMDDLSKSDTIPFNEIHNSQVALEHEAKVSKISEEQLYYLMSRGLSEQEATEMIVMGFVEPFTKELPMEYAVELNRLISYEMEGSVG